A region of Algiphilus sp. DNA encodes the following proteins:
- a CDS encoding alpha/beta hydrolase: MREAITKLALRGFFKPFIGPPMGYGFQRRWANALSVVNPPARGVDYERIVLDGVDCEVITPRAEVVRTVVYVHGGGYVIGSPATQRAITSHLARAATARVIVPDYRLAPEHPWPAGLDDALAVCRAAAQRYGSYALAGDSAGGGMALCAAQRLRDDGGPQPDALVLISPWIDLSNSQPSHAERAERDPMLRGAWADENVRVYVAGQGEPEDARWSPLFGNQRGLPRTLIHVGSEEILHDDAVALDAAMRETGVPVTLTVFDGMWHEFHMHASTLPRAREAVGAIAAFLAD; encoded by the coding sequence ATGCGCGAGGCGATCACCAAGCTGGCACTGCGCGGCTTCTTCAAGCCCTTCATCGGCCCGCCGATGGGCTACGGCTTCCAGCGCCGCTGGGCGAACGCGCTCAGCGTGGTCAATCCACCCGCGCGCGGCGTCGACTACGAGCGGATCGTGCTCGACGGCGTCGACTGCGAGGTGATCACGCCGCGCGCGGAGGTGGTGCGGACGGTGGTCTACGTGCACGGCGGCGGTTACGTCATCGGCTCGCCCGCCACCCAGCGCGCCATCACCAGCCATCTGGCCCGCGCGGCGACGGCCCGCGTGATCGTGCCCGACTATCGGCTGGCGCCGGAGCATCCCTGGCCGGCCGGCCTCGACGACGCGCTCGCGGTCTGCAGGGCGGCGGCGCAGCGCTACGGCAGCTACGCGCTGGCCGGTGACTCCGCCGGTGGCGGCATGGCGCTGTGTGCCGCCCAGCGCCTGCGCGACGACGGCGGGCCGCAACCCGACGCGCTGGTACTGATCTCGCCCTGGATCGATCTCAGCAACAGCCAGCCCAGCCATGCCGAGCGCGCCGAGCGCGACCCGATGCTGCGCGGCGCCTGGGCCGACGAGAACGTGCGGGTCTATGTCGCCGGCCAGGGCGAGCCCGAGGATGCGCGCTGGTCGCCGCTGTTCGGCAACCAGCGCGGCCTGCCCCGGACGCTGATCCATGTCGGCAGCGAGGAGATCCTGCACGACGACGCGGTCGCACTCGACGCCGCCATGCGCGAGACCGGGGTACCGGTGACGCTGACCGTCTTCGACGGGATGTGGCACGAGTTCCACATGCACGCCAGCAC
- a CDS encoding AI-2E family transporter, translating to MKPIRDWFQRQFSNPQVVSLLLVLLLFWVLVTFFPSTFMPVFAAVVLAYLLEGPTGRLERIMPRWAASTLVWTAFMTLALAGLFTLLPLLTRQITQLITEVPTAIRALRDWMMTLPAEYPNIFSADQLREFADGLNINVSRISDEILARSYMVGAGITLAVVYGVLVPLMVLFLLKDKRSIMGWLRGFLPADISLLNHVWTDIDQQIANYVRGKVMEIAIVWAVTYVVFVTLGLNYAALLGLITGVSVLVPYVGATLVTLPVAAVAYTQFGIGPDFIWVLVAYGVIQMLDGNVLVPVIFSETNDLHPIAIIVAVLFFGTVYGFWGVFFAIPLATVVAAVLKAWPRQRQDEPPAPPAQQLEQSAD from the coding sequence ATGAAGCCGATCCGCGACTGGTTCCAGCGACAGTTCTCCAACCCGCAGGTGGTGAGCCTGCTGCTGGTGCTGCTGCTGTTCTGGGTGCTGGTGACCTTCTTCCCGAGCACCTTCATGCCGGTGTTCGCGGCGGTGGTGCTGGCCTATCTGCTGGAGGGGCCCACCGGCAGGCTGGAACGCATCATGCCGCGCTGGGCCGCCTCGACACTGGTGTGGACGGCCTTCATGACGCTGGCGCTGGCCGGCCTGTTCACGCTGCTGCCGCTGCTCACCCGCCAGATCACGCAGCTCATCACCGAAGTGCCCACCGCGATCCGGGCCCTGCGCGACTGGATGATGACGCTGCCGGCGGAATACCCCAACATCTTCTCGGCCGATCAGCTGCGCGAGTTCGCCGACGGCCTCAACATCAACGTGTCGCGGATCAGCGACGAGATCCTGGCGCGCAGCTACATGGTCGGTGCCGGCATCACGCTGGCCGTGGTCTACGGCGTGCTGGTACCGCTGATGGTGCTCTTCCTGCTGAAGGACAAGCGCAGCATCATGGGGTGGCTGCGCGGCTTCCTGCCCGCCGACATCTCGCTGCTCAACCACGTCTGGACGGACATCGACCAGCAGATCGCCAACTACGTGCGCGGCAAGGTGATGGAGATCGCCATCGTCTGGGCGGTGACCTACGTCGTGTTCGTGACGCTGGGCCTGAACTACGCGGCATTGCTCGGTCTCATCACCGGGGTCTCGGTGCTGGTGCCCTATGTCGGCGCCACGCTGGTGACGCTGCCGGTGGCGGCGGTGGCCTATACCCAGTTCGGCATCGGACCCGACTTCATCTGGGTACTCGTGGCCTACGGCGTGATCCAGATGCTGGACGGCAACGTGCTGGTGCCGGTGATCTTCTCCGAGACCAACGACCTGCACCCGATCGCGATCATCGTCGCAGTCCTGTTCTTCGGCACGGTCTACGGCTTCTGGGGCGTGTTCTTCGCCATACCGCTGGCGACGGTGGTGGCCGCCGTGCTCAAGGCCTGGCCGCGCCAGCGCCAGGACGAGCCACCGGCACCGCCAGCGCAGCAGCTGGAGCAGTCGGCCGACTGA